The following proteins are encoded in a genomic region of Micropterus dolomieu isolate WLL.071019.BEF.003 ecotype Adirondacks linkage group LG04, ASM2129224v1, whole genome shotgun sequence:
- the LOC123969207 gene encoding dynein beta chain, ciliary-like, which yields MDGKDQRLEPVRGFAVKALRLDPETWREFVSEEENQVTFSTFFNTQDCTHLFICRGPDSGLSVSLDFPKNVQTKVICVSKTGREVISKENARKSLMIEEVQGEEAMSFIISVSEEVTCPLLSNPEVSSSWAAGVAEEALRFLEKQKNEALVMKAQIEGRTFLPYPDALRYHNFHDDIHDDALHEDNVHDDREGR from the exons ATGGACGGTAAAGACCAGCGGTTGGAGCCTGTCCGGGGCTTCGCTGTCAAAGCTTTGAGGTTGGACCCTGAAACATGGCGGGAGTTCGTCTCTGAGGAGGAGAACCAGGTGACCTTCAGCACTTTCTTCAACACCCAGGACTGCACTCACCTGTTCATCTGTCGGGGTCCAGACTCTGGACTCTCCGTCAGCCTCGACTTCCCCAAAAATGTCCAAACCAAAGTTATCTGTGTCTCCAAGACGGGCCGCGAGGTCATCAGTAAAGAAAACGCCAGGAAGAGTTTAATGATTGAAGAAGTCCAGGGAGAGGAAGCCATGAGCTTCATCATCTCGGTCTCTGAGGAG GTGACCTGCCCGTTGCTTAGCAACCCGGAGGTGAGCAGCAGCTGGGCGGCGGGCGTGGCCGAGGAGGCGCTGAGGTTCCTGGAGAAACAGAAGAACGAGGCGCTGGTGATGAAGGCTCAGATAGAGGGGCGGACCTTCCTACCGTATCCCGACGCCCTCCGTTACCACAATTTCCACGACGATATCCATGACGACGCCCTACATGAAGACAATGTCCACGACGACCGTGAGGGGCGGTAG